The following DNA comes from Enterobacter sp. SA187.
GGTACCTGGGTCTGCCGGCCTCCAGCTCTCACACCCTGATTGGCGCGATTATCGGTATTGGTTTAACCAATGCGCTGATGACCGGCTCTTCTGTGGTGGACGCGCTTAACATTCCTAAAGTTATCAATATCTTCGGCTCCCTGATTATCTCGCCAATCGTTGGCCTGGTGTTCGCAGGCGGGCTGGTATTTTTGCTGCGTCGTTTCTGGAACGGCAGCAAAAAACGCGACCGCATTCATATGACTCCGGCAGAGCGTGAAAAGAAAGACGGCAAGAAAAAGCCGCCGTTCTGGACGCGTATTGCCCTGATCCTGTCCGCTATCGGCGTGAGCTTTTCTCACGGCGCTAACGATGGTCAGAAAGGTATCGGCCTGATCATGCTGGTACTGATCGGCGTGGCGCCAGCAGGCTTTGTGGTGAACATGAACGCCTCCGGTTATGACATCACCCGTACCCGTGATGCGGTGAATAACGTCGAAACCTACTTCCAGCAGCATCCTGCGCTGCTGCAAAAAGCCACCGGTGTGGATCCGCTGATCCCGACGCCGGAAGAAGTGGCGTCCAAACCGAACGAGTTCCATTGCCATCCGGGCCGCGCCATTAACGCGCTGGACCGCGCTAAAGCAATGCTGACCAATATCGAAAGCTACGACAAACTGCCGGTAGAACAGCGCGGCCAGCTGCGTCGCATTTTGCTGTGTATCTCTGATATTACCGACAAAGTGGCCAAGCAGCCGGATGTCAGCGCTGAAGACCAGCGTCTGCTGAAGAAGCTGAAAGGCGATATGCTGAGCACCATCGAATACGCGCCGGTCTGGATCATCATGGCCGTTGCGCTGGCGCTGGGTCTGGGCACCATGGTGGGCTGGCGTCGTGTGGCGACCACCATCGGTGAGAAGATTGGTAAAAAAGGCATGACCTACGCACAGGGGATGTCGGCACAGATGACCGCAGCGGTCTCCATTGGTCTGGCAAGCTATACCGGGATGCCGGTTTCCACCACGCACGTGCTCTCCTCTTCCGTGGCGGGGACGATGATTGTGGACGGCGGCGGCCTGCAAAGAAAAACCGTGACTAACATTCTGATGGCCTGGGTCTTCACCTTACCGGCGTCGATTATTTTGTCCGGCGGACTGTACTGGATCGCGCTGAAACTGATTTAAGCGCGGGCAGGAAGCATACAAAGCGGGTCAGTTTACTGGCCCGCTTTTTTTATGCTCAGTGCCAGATCATGAGGGCGATCAGGCTAACCACCACCAGGCCACACAGCGCGCTGGTTAAAATAAAATGCTGACGAACCCGCTGGCAGCGACGAATAAACTCATCATCATGATGGTCCAGATAACGTTGCTGGTAGATATACCACACCAGGCGCATCTGCTTACTGGGCTGTCCGTGCGAGGTAAAAAATCCTCCGCCATCCACATATTGATAGAGCAACGGATCGCAACCACGAAGTACCACTAACAATGCGCGTAATGATGAGAAGTAACGCGCCATATTCACCACACAAACGACACACAAAGCCCAAAACAGCGCGACGGTGCTGACCATACCCCCTCCCCGGCGATCCGCCCACGGAGAAATCCCCCGGGACTCTCGCTCCCCGATACTCAGCGAAAACAGTTCAGTGAAGAGTGTTACCAGAAACCGAGCGGGATCACATTTATTTATCCGGACGGCTCATTAAATAGTGTAGGAGATCCGTTAATTTTTTTACCACAAGGTTAATCGTAATCATGACCTGCAAATCGATTATTTGTTGCAGTAAAGCGTGAGCCAGGCGGATTGACGGCAGAGATCGTGCGTTATAAGGTAGAAATATCTTCTACAATTATACTCTTAAGGCCGGGCATTCCCCGCGCAAATAGTATGCAGGACGCGGGACACAGCACAACGCAGGATGAGCTGCTAACCCACTGGTCATCGACAACTTATGGAAGGAGTAACATTATGGCTTACACACATATCCTGATCGCAGTCGATCTCTCCCCGGAAAGCAAAGTTCTGGTCGAGAAAGCGGTATCCATGGCGCGCCCTTACAATGCGAAGGTTTCGCTGATCCATGTTGATGTTAACTACTCCGATCTTTATACCGGCCTTATCGATGTGAATCTTGGCGATATGCAGAAGCGCATCTCCGAAGAGACGCATCACGCGCTGACCGAGCTGTCCACCAACGCGGGCTATCCGATCACCGAAACCCTGAGCGGCAGCGGCGATTTAGGTCAGGTGCTGGTCGATGCGATTAAGAAATACGATATGGACCTGGTGGTCTGCGGCCATCACCAGGATTTCTGGAGCAAACTGATGTCCTCCGCGCGCCAGCTGATCAATACCGTTCACGTTGATATGCTGATCGTGCCGCTGCGCGACGAAGAAGACGAGTAAGGTTCAGATAGCCTCTCTCCCTGCGGGAGAGAGGAATTACTCCGGCGTTCCGGCGTAAATATCAAACCGGTGGCCCTTGGTGACCACCGCGTTAGGCGTGGCGATGCCCGCCAGCGGCGGCGCATAGTCCGGGCGCTTCACCACCACGCGTTTGGTCGCCAGCCGCCGCGCAGGTTCCAGCAGCCCGTCCGCATCCAGATCCGGCCCCACCAGCGACTGAAACACCCGCATCTCTTTTTTCACCAGCGCGCTTTTCTGCTTATGAGGAAACATCGGATCGAGATAGACCACCTGCGGGCGTGGCGTTACCTCATCAAGCCCGGTCAGGCTGGAAGCGTGGATCAGCTGTAAACGCTCCCGCAGCCAGGGGCCGATTTCCGCATCCGCATAGCCACGCGCCAGACCATCATCGAGCAGCGCCGCCACCACCGGATTGCGTTCCAGCATGCGCACCCGACAGCCAATGGACGCCAGCACAAAGGCATCGCGGCCTAAGCCTGCGGTCGCATCCACCACGTCCGGTAGATAACTGCCCTTAACGCCGACTGCTTTCGCCACCGCTTCGCCGCGTCCGCCGCCGAATTTGCGCCGGTGTGCCATCGCCCCTTCGACAAAATCGACAAAGATGCCGCCGAGCTTTGGCTCATCGCGTTTACGCAGCTCAAGATGCGTCGGAGTGAGCACCAGCGCCATCAGGTTATCCGCGTCATGCTCCAGCGCCCAGCGGGCCGCAAGAACAGATAAGGCACCGTCTCCGGTGCCTGATTCATCTGACAAACAAATTTTCACGCTACTGTCAGCCTTCGATGCCGTAATGCGCCAGCATGGCGTCCAGCTGCGGCTCACGGCCACGGAAGCGTTTGAACAGCTCCATTGGCTCTTCGGAACCGCCGCGCGTCAGGATGTTATCCAGGAACGACTGCCCGGTTTCGCGGTTGAAGATCCCCTCTTCTTCGAAGCGGGAATAGGCGTCCGCCGCCAGCACGTCGGCCCACAGGTAGCTGTAGTAACCTGCCGCATAGCCACCGGCAAAGATATGGCTGAAGGCATGCGGGAAACGGCCCCATGTCGGACCCGGGATGACCGCGACCTGCTTTTTGATTTCCGCCAGGGTTTCGAGGACTTTCGCCCCCTGCTCCGGGCTGAATTCTGCATGCAGACGGAAGTCGAACAGGCCGAACTCCAGCTGGCGCAGGATAAAGAGCGCGGCCTGATAGTTCTTGGCGGCGAGCATTTTTTCCAGCAGCGCTTCCGGCAGCGGCTCGCCCGTTTCGTAGTGACCGGAGATAAACGCCAGCGCTTCCGGCTCCCAGCACCAGTTTTCCATAAACTGGCTTGGCAGCTCGACCGCATCCCATGGCACACCGCTGATGCCCGACACGCCCGCCGCTTCGATACGCGTCAGCATATGGTGCAGACCGTGACCGAATTCGTGGAACAGGGTGGTCACTTCATCGTGGGTAAACAGCGCCGGTTTGCCGTTCACCGGGCGGTTAAAGTTACAGGTGAGATAGGCGACCGGTTTTTGCAGCGAGCCGTCCGCTTTACGCATCTGACCCACGCAATCGTCCATCCACGCCCCGCCGCGTTTGTTTTCACGGGCATACAGATCGAGGTAGAAGCTGCCGCGCAGTTCGTTGCTCTCATCGTAAAGCTCGAAGAAACGCACGTCCGGGTGATAAACGTCGATGTCCTTACGCTCTCTGGCGGTGATGCCATAAATGCGTTTCACCACTTCAAACAGGCCGTTAACCGCTTTTTCT
Coding sequences within:
- the uspB gene encoding universal stress protein UspB, with the protein product MVSTVALFWALCVVCVVNMARYFSSLRALLVVLRGCDPLLYQYVDGGGFFTSHGQPSKQMRLVWYIYQQRYLDHHDDEFIRRCQRVRQHFILTSALCGLVVVSLIALMIWH
- the rsmJ gene encoding 16S rRNA (guanine(1516)-N(2))-methyltransferase RsmJ; translated protein: MKICLSDESGTGDGALSVLAARWALEHDADNLMALVLTPTHLELRKRDEPKLGGIFVDFVEGAMAHRRKFGGGRGEAVAKAVGVKGSYLPDVVDATAGLGRDAFVLASIGCRVRMLERNPVVAALLDDGLARGYADAEIGPWLRERLQLIHASSLTGLDEVTPRPQVVYLDPMFPHKQKSALVKKEMRVFQSLVGPDLDADGLLEPARRLATKRVVVKRPDYAPPLAGIATPNAVVTKGHRFDIYAGTPE
- the uspA gene encoding universal stress protein UspA; this encodes MAYTHILIAVDLSPESKVLVEKAVSMARPYNAKVSLIHVDVNYSDLYTGLIDVNLGDMQKRISEETHHALTELSTNAGYPITETLSGSGDLGQVLVDAIKKYDMDLVVCGHHQDFWSKLMSSARQLINTVHVDMLIVPLRDEEDE
- the pitA gene encoding inorganic phosphate transporter PitA: MLHLFAGLDLHTGLLLLLALVFVLFYEAINGFHDTANAVATVIYTRAMRSQLAVIMAAVFNFFGVLLGGLSVAYAIVHMLPTDLLLNVSSAHGLAMVFSMLTAAIIWNLGTWYLGLPASSSHTLIGAIIGIGLTNALMTGSSVVDALNIPKVINIFGSLIISPIVGLVFAGGLVFLLRRFWNGSKKRDRIHMTPAEREKKDGKKKPPFWTRIALILSAIGVSFSHGANDGQKGIGLIMLVLIGVAPAGFVVNMNASGYDITRTRDAVNNVETYFQQHPALLQKATGVDPLIPTPEEVASKPNEFHCHPGRAINALDRAKAMLTNIESYDKLPVEQRGQLRRILLCISDITDKVAKQPDVSAEDQRLLKKLKGDMLSTIEYAPVWIIMAVALALGLGTMVGWRRVATTIGEKIGKKGMTYAQGMSAQMTAAVSIGLASYTGMPVSTTHVLSSSVAGTMIVDGGGLQRKTVTNILMAWVFTLPASIILSGGLYWIALKLI